The genomic segment GTTCACGCAGACGGTCGAGTACAAGGGGGCCGACGCGTGGAGCGGGCTCATCGGCACAACGTTCCTGTTCATGGAGGGCCGCCTTCAGATCGACATCGTCGTCGAGATGTTCAATAACGAGAGCATCTTCGGCACGGTCGTCTATCACTTCTAGGAATGAGTTGACAGGATCGACAGGATCGACTGGATTTCCGGAGTCCGGGAGATCGTGCTGATCCTGTCTTTCTCTCTCCAGGGAGGTCCTGATGCGCATTGTGCTCGTGGGCGCGGGGAGCAGGTCGTTCGGTCCTGCGACCCTGCGCGACATTTGGCTGAGCGAGCCGCTCGCCGGGCACGGGGTGGACCTCGTCCTGATGGACGTGGCGAGCGAGGCGCTGGAGACGACGCTCGCGTACGCCTCGTTCCTCAACGCCCAGCTCGAGCGCAACATCGAGGCGTCCGCGACGACAAACCTCGACGAGGCGCTGCGCGGCGCGGACTTCGTCGTCTGCGCGATCGAGCGGAATCGCTACCTCTACTGGACGCAGGACTTCCACGTGCCGCGCCACTTCGGCTTTCGCCAGCCGTATGGCGAGAACGGGGGCATCGGCGGCCTCTTTCACGCGCTGCGCAACATGGGGCCAATGGTCGAGATCGCGCGCGCGATGGAGCGCGTCTGTCCGAAAGCGTGGCTGCTCAACTACTCGAATCCTGAGCACAAGCTCTGCGAGGCGATCACGCGCCTGACGAGCACACCCGTCGTCGGGCTGTGCCACGGCGTGTTCGACGGGCGCGCGCAGCTTGCCCGGATCCTTGACGTGCCGCTCGATGATCTCGAGACCTTCGCGTGCGGCATCAACCACTTCACGTTCTTCGAGACGGTCCGGCGACGCTCGACGGGCGAGGACCTCTATCCGCGCCTGCGGCAAATCGATGCCGCGGCGCACGAGCTCTCCGAGTGGCATCATCTTGGGCTCGGACGCGTCCTGTTCCGGCGCTTCGGACTGTGGCCGTCGCCCGCCTCGAACCACTACGCCGAGTACATCCGCTGGGCCGACGAGTTCGTTGCAAGCGAGCTGCAGTTCTACTACGATCCCGCGAACGGGCATCCATGGGAGACCGGGGAAATTCCCGAGTTCGTCTACGAGCCGACAGGCAAAGAGAGCGGACCGCGCTGGCGCGAAGAGCCCACCCAGCCCGCGCGACTCGAGGACGCCCCGCTCAAGCCATCAGGCGAGCTCGGCGTACCGATCATCGAGGCGATCAGCCTCGATGAGCAACGCGAGATCGCCGCCGTCAACGTACCGAACCGCGGCGCGATACCCGGCCTCCCTGACGATCTGGTTGTCGAGGTGCCCGCAACGGCCGACGCGAGCGGCCTGCACGCGCGTCAAATGGCGCCGCTGCCGGAAGCGATTGCGGCCCTCATCCGCACCCAGGCCAGCATCCACAAGCTGCTCGTCGAGGCATACGCCGACGAGTCGCGCGACAAGCTGCTCCAAGCGATCCTGCTCGAGCCGACCGTGGACTCCTACCGCCGCGCCGTGGCCATGATGGACGAGATGCTCCGGCTGCAAGCGGACATCCTGCCGCCGCTGAAGATCGGGTGAGCAGGGGAGCAGGAGGATGCCTATTGGCGCCGGACGTGGGCGTGTGAACGTGGCGACGGAAGACCGTCACCTGCCGACTCTCTTCTCCATACCGGCGATCAGGCCGCTGAGCATGGAGAACGCTTTGATCTGTGAGGCGCCAAGACCGCCATCGGTTGTGCACCCTCGCCGCAAGACGTGCTACTTCCTCGAGTACGCGCGCAGCAGGCCCTTGAACATGGGGTAGTGCTTGACGTTCAGGGTCTTCAGCTCGGCGCCTTCGGTCCTCGCGGTCGCGGCGATTACGGCATCGGCCAGACGGACGCCGTGCGATCTGCCGTAGTCGCGTTTCAGAAGGCCGGCGTCCTTGGCGATCTCGGCCGTCACGGGCACGATGCGGAAAACAGAAATCAGGTCGTCGAGAATTGCCTGCTCGCGATCGCCCTTCACCCCGGAGTACAGCTGCGCAACTTCAATAGACGAGAGCACGATCTGATCCGCGTGCTCTTGGACGAACGAGACAGCCGGCCCGTGGCCGCGCAGGTAGTCAACCATGATGTCGGTGTCGACGAGGATGGGCTTGCGCACGGTGTCAGCCCCGACCCCACTCAGCGCGAACCGTGCCGAAGTCGGGCAAGTCGTCGCGCTCTTTCCACAGACCCGCTGCCTGCTCCAACGCGGCCTTCTGCTGCTTGGCGCCGGTCTGCTCGATGAGGCGATCCACAGCCTGCCGGATCAGCTCGCTCTGCTTCTTGCCCGTCGCCCTGGCGAGCGCCGCGAGCGCCTCGCGCTCTTTCTTTGTCAGGTACACCTGTGTGCGGAACATCACGCCCCCTCCAACATATACACCTGCTGTATACATCATCTATCGGCAACCCGTAAGGGGAAAGAAGCCCCAATGGAGGCTCACTCGATCGGGAGGATGAGCTCGCTGCCCTCGTAGAACCCTTCGCCGTCCGCCTGGACCATTCCGCCGCATTGCTCGACGAAGTAATGGAGGAACTCTCCGCTGGCGACGCAACCGGCGTCGTCAATGTCCATCAGCAACTGGCACGCGATGGTGAACCTAGTTGCCCGCAGGTGAGCGGCGACACGGTCGCGCGCTGGAGATCCCTCGGGGCCAAGAAACTCGTCGATGAACTCGGCGCACTCCCGCCGGCAGAGCGATTCCTGTCCGTCGTCGCGGTTGCACTCGACAAGGATCGGCTTTCTTTCGGGCGCGTAGATCAGCTCGAAGTCGTTCCAGTCCGGCGAGCTCAGTGCGGCTTCGTCATCGACCTTGGCCGTCAGGTTGAAGCCTCGATCGCGCAGCGCGCCGAGCGCCGTGTTGATCGTCGGAACCTCAGTACTTGTGCAGAAGCATCGAGTGTAGTAGCCCATAATACGGCAATCGCCCGAGTAACCGGCAGTCAGATCCCCCTGCAGACCGTCCCGAAGCTGAACGTGAGCAGGCCGGGGTACGCTGTGTGATAACTGCGGCCCTTGTGGCCGAAGTCGCGCTCGATCTCCCTGCGGATCTCCGCTTCGGCTTCAGCCTCCGAGGCGCCGCGGTCGAGCAGAAGCTGCTTCCACTTGCGGATGCCCTCGTCGTCGGACGGAAGGTTCCCCAATCCGTCGTTGCAGATCGCACTGAACAAGCGCTCCTTGTCCGGCGTGTCGATGGGGGGCAAGAGCAGGCGCACCGCATCGCCGGTGCGCGCCTGGACATGGTGCAAGCCGGCCTTGTGCATGAGGACGGGCATCTTCATCCCGATGTTGTGGTCAACGCCCGTCCGCCGCCGGATGCTGGCGTTCATTGCCTGGAGCATCGACAACGGCACATCCTCCTGTTCATCGGTCTCGTGGATGTGCAGGAGTGCGTTGGCGGCGTTGCGGCTTCCTTCGCATGCGATCACCATTCCGCCGTGCCGTGTGACGCGGATCATTTCCGCAAGAGCCTTCTCGGGATCGGCGACGTGCATCATGACGGTGTGGGTGATCGCTACGTCGAAGGCATCGTCGTCGAGGGGCGCGCTGTGCACGTCGCCGTGCAGGAGCTGCGCCCTGTACGGGAGGCCGGCAAGTAACTCGCGTCCCTTCGCCAGGAGCGCCTCGGAAGAGTCGAAGCCCGTGTACGTGCTCCCCGGTGCCAGCATCGGCATCAGGAACAGACCTAGCCAGCCGAAGCCGCATCCGAAGTCCACCACGCGCTGCGGCTTGTCGTCCAGCCGCCACACCGTGCGCACGAGGAACTCCCAGTAGTCCCGGTTGTGGTAGAGCGACCGGCTCGCGCGCAGGTACTCGAACTTGCTGTCCCAGTCTACAGCCACAGCCCACTCCTTCGGCGATCAGCCCTTGGGCTTCTTCAAGACGTAGATGATGAAATTCGGCACGCGGATCTCGTCATCGAGCTCCGGGAACTCCTTGAGAACCTCCGGGGAAACAGTGGGCTCAATGAGCTGCTCGATCGAGAACCCGGCATCGCGAAAGCCCGTCATGTACGTCGCCAAGGATCGGTGGAAGTTTGTGAACTTCACACCCAACATTGTCCAGCGACGCTCCCCCTCCTCGAAGTAGCGGTCCAGGATGACATGCTGTTTCTGGCCGTCCTCTGCTCGTTGCCATCCACCCACCGCAGAGCGCATGGGGTGAAGATTGGCCACAACAAATCGGCCGCCTGAGCGCAGGACTCTGAACACCTCGCGGTTGTTCGCCTGGAAGTCGGGCAGGTCACATTGATTGAGGTAGGACACGACCAAGTCGAAAGATCCGTCAGCCAGAAAACCAAGTTTCTGTGCATCAGCGACCCGATAGTCATCCTTGTCTGATCGAAGCTCCAGGGCTGCTTCGATCATTGGTTTGCACAGGTCTATTCCCAGGGCGTATGCCGCACCCCGCTCAACGAGCATCCGACAAAAGCGGCCTTCACCACAGCCGCAGTCCAGCACCCTCAGACCTTCCACCTGGCCGCACGCCTCGAGCATGGGCCCGTCCAGCAGACAGGTTCGCGTTGGGTTTCTCCCCTCACGAGCCTCCTTGATCCAGGCGGGTGTCAGTGCAACCCACTCGTTGTTGAGGTTGTCTCTGTTTGCCATCGCTTCGGTCGCCTTCAAACGGATCTGAATGGATTCGAATGCCTAGTGGCTTTGCTTGTCCAGGCCCGAGATCAACCCGCTGAGCATGCGGGCGGTTTCCTCGAGAGAATCTTTGAGCCGGGCGTGGACCGTGATGTCCAGGAGCTTCCCACGCTTCGCCAGCTCGAGCACCGGCACACACTCCTGAACGGACCCGCGCGCAATGCCGAAGAAGTTGCGCCGTTCCGCCTTCGTAAACCGCCCGTTCCCCTCCGCGATGTTGGCGGCGATCGACAGCGCCGCACGGTTCGTCTGATCACGCAGGTAGAAGTATCCCCGCCGGAAGTCCTCGGTCAGCGCGGCAACCGCATCAGCGAAATCGACGGCCTTCTGGTAGACGAGAAGCTTCTCGAACGCAAACGCCATGGTCAGAGTCTCCTGGTTAGAGAGTAGACCTTAGGAGAAAGACGCCATTCCGAGTCGACGCGTCGATTGGAGCAGTAGACGGTCGCCATAATCCTATCTCCTTTCTCCTGCTATGTTCTTCTCAGCTCGGAGAGCTGAGGAAAAGCGAAGTCCCTCTCAAGGTATAGAACGAATCATCCGCCGGTTTCTCGATAGCTGGCTCGATACCGGGTCATGATGACCGAGTAAGGACTCGTTCACATGGCGACATGAGCGAGCAAGTTCGACCAGCATCTCAGGCCGTCTTGAGGTTCCGGGCCTGGACCATGATCGGCCAGACACGATCCCGCACGGCCTGAACCACCTCCGCAAAACCCTCCGGCGCGTCCTTGATCTCCACACGTCGCAGGAACTCGCGCCACAGCCGCCCGGCGCTGGCATCGATGGCGAACTCCTCGGACAGACCGGCAGGCACCTCGCGGGGAATCTCCGTCTTCCTCCGCTGGAACGTGGCGCGGATGGCTTTGACCAGTTCATCATCATCGAGCTTGTGGATTCGGAAGATGACCAGCAGGTCGTAGTAGTCTCTCATGCGGCTGTTGGTCAGGCCCCGTACCACGGCCGCTTCCAGTTTCTCGGCCACCACGGTATGGGGCGGGTACATCCGCAGGATGGGAGCACTCATCTCCAGGAGCGTCGGGAAAGCCGCCTTGGTCGCCGTCGGCGTGACGGCATCCCCGAAACCCACATCGATCTGCATCGGGATTCTGGCGCTGCCGAGTATGGCGACGAGTTTGACGCGGATGCCCCCATACTCCTGCTCCTCCAGAATCTCGGTGGCGACCACGCCATCAGCATCGAAGGTCAGGCCATCGTCATCGACCTTCGTGGCGAGCACCTGCCGTACGGTCATGGCCACGGCCTGCGGCGTCGCCTCTCCATGCCCCAACAGATCAAGGTCCTTGGTTGGACGATGCAGGTTCCCGGCCCAGACCCGGAAAAGCATGGCCCCCTTGAGAATGAACCGGTCAACGTGCGGCGACCGGCAAAGCCGATAGAGGAATCGCTCAACGGCGTACTGGGTCAAAATCGCGTTGTAGTCTTCGCCGCGGGCCTGCCGGAGATTCATCAGGCGCTGCCGGACCGATGCCGCTTGGTTGCTGACGGGGCGCTTGATCATGTCAGCGCCTCGATGTACGGCCGGATGATCCGGGCGACCCGGTCGATTCGGGCCATCTCGTACAGGTCGCTGGGCGTGGCTTTGTGCTGGCGCAGACAATCGCGCAGCGCTTCGATGGCCACGTCCTGCCCGACATGGTCGCGGTATTTGAAGCAGTCGGCCACGGTCTTGGCTGGGCTGGTGATGCGTACCGTGACGCCCTCGATCTGTCGGGTTTCGATGCCGCTCATGAGCGATCGGCCGGAGGCGCGCACGACTCGGATCGGCGGCTGGTCGATCTTCGGGGGATGCCCCACCTTGCTGATCATGATCCACACGGCGTGGGGAACCTGCGTGGTGATCTCGTGGAACTCCAACGCCGAGATAAGACACACCACCGCTTTGGACGCTCGGGCGCTGACGGTCGCCAGGTCGATGTGCCGGGTGGGTTCGTGCTCCGGGAGCGTGTAGATGCCCCGCGCCTGTCGGATCAGCTCACCCCGATCCGTCAGCCGCTGGAGCACCGTTCGGGGCACGCCAATCGCGTCCAGATCGCGCGGACGGATCACCCTGTGCTTGCGAACGTACCGGATCAGCTTGTCGCCTTGCGTCTTCATGTCGCTTAACATGCCGTGTTACGATTCCTCTGTCAATACGAGTTATCGGCAGAGCTATTGTAACAACGTTAGCCGCACAGGCCAACCGTCCAGCAGGCCGTTACGCGTGGGGTTTCTCCCCTCACGAGCCTCCTTGATCCAGGCCGGCGTAAGGTCAACCCATTCGCTGTTGAGATCGTCTCTGCTTGCCATCGCCTCGATTGTCTTCAAACGGATCTGACTGGGTCTGAACCAGAAATGGGGAGATGGTCGGGGTGAGTGGATTCGAACCACCGGCCCCCTGGTCCCAAACCAGGTGCGCTAGCCACTGCGCCACACCCCGATCGGAGTGGGCCAAGACTACTCGGCGACGGGGTGCCGTGCCAAGTACATTTCGCGGCGGACGTGCGGGGTTGTATGAAAGCTCATCGGGCTATGCGGTGGTCTTGTGCTCGCCGCCCAGGGCAAGCGCGTCCTCCCCGGCGACGCGCTTGCCCTGGGCTGATCTATGCAGACCCTTCGGGGCCTGTGGCGTGAGACATCAGGACATGCTTGCCATGGTTGAGGGTCCACGATGGCTCGTGGGCATTGATCTGCTTTGCCTCCTCTGGTAACCTCCCAGCTTCTGTGAGGAGGACCATGCAGCAGCAAACGCATCGGATCGAGGTCGCGCTCAAGGCCGGCGTGCGCGACGCGCCGGGCGAGGGCGTGCGCCACAAGGTGGCCGAGCACCTGGGCATCGAGCTGGCCGGCGTGCGCGTCGTCGAGGTCTACACGATTGTCGGCGACCTCACGGCCTACGAGCTGGAACAAGTCCAGGCCGAGCTGTTCACCGATCCCGTGATTCAGGTTTCCTCGCTGGGCAAGCCCCTTGCCAAGGAGTGCGACTACTTCATCGAGGTCGGCTTCCGGCCCGGCGTGACCGACAACGTCGGCCGCACGTCCGTGGCCGGCATCCGCGACGTGCTCCCCGGCGCGGCCGAACGCCCGATCGAAGTGTACACGTCGAAGCAATACCTCCTCGAGGGCTGCACGAGCGCGGCCGACGCCGAGCGGATCGCCTCCGGCCTGCTCGCCAACGATCTGATCCAGCGCTGGCGGGTGCTGAGCGCGGCCGAGTACGCCACACTCGACGCGCCGCCGCTGAGCGTGCCGAAGGTCGAGCTCGCCCACGAGCCGCAGGTGCGCACCATCGACCTCGAGGTCAGCGACGACGAGTTGCTGCGGATCAGCACCGAGGGCATCCTGGCGCTCACGCTCGACGAGATGAAGGCGATCCAGGCCTATTACCGCCGGCCCGACGTGATCGCAAAGCGGAAGGTGCTCGGCCTTGGCGCGCAGCCGACCGACGTCGAGCTCGAATGCCTCGCCCAGACATGGTCCGAGCACTGCAAGCACAAGATCTTCAACGCCGTGATCGAGTACCGCGAGGATGGCCGCGTCGAGACGATCAACTCGCTGTTCAAGACGTACGTGCGCGGCTCGACCGAAGAGATCGCGCAGAAGATCGACTGGCTCGTGAGCATCTTCCACGACAACGCGGGCATCATCAAGTTCGCCGACGAGTGGAACCTCGTCGTCAAGGTCGAGACGCACAACTCGCCGTCGGCGCTCGATCCGTACGGCGGCGCCCTGACGGGCATCGTCGGCGTCAACCGCGATCCCGCGGGCACGGGTCTCGGTTCGAAGCTCATCTTCAACACCGACGTCTTCTGCTTTGGCCCACCCGATTACGAGGGCGAGATTCCCCCGCGCTTGCTGCACCCGAAGCGCATCTTCGACGGTGTGCGCATGGGCGTCGAGCACGGTGGCAACAAGAGCGGAATCCCGACCGTGAACGGCGCGATCCTGTTCGACGAGCGCTTTATCGGCAAGCCGCTTGTCTTCTGCGGCACGGGCGGCCTCATCCCGTCGAGGGTGGGGGAGGCCGACGCGGCGGTGAAGGTTGCCACGCCCGGCGACGCGATCGTCATGGTCGGCGGCCGGATCGGCAAGGACGGCATCCACGGCGCGACGTTCTCGTCGGTCGAGATCGACGAAAAGTCGCCCACGAGCGCTGTCCAGATCGGCGACCCGATCACCCAGAAGGTCATGCTCGACTTCCTGCTCGAAGCGCGCGACCTCGGCCTCTATACGCTCATCACCGACAACGGCGCCGGCGGGCTCTCGTCGAGCATCGGAGAGACGGCACAACTGAGCGGCGGCGCGGAGATCGAGCTTGCCCACGCGCCGCTCAAGTACGGTGGCCTCGATCCCTGGGAGATCTTCGTGAGCGAGGCGCAGGAGCGGATGACAGTCGGCGTACCGGCGGCGACGCGCGATGCCTTCCTCGCGCTCGCCAAGCGCCGGGGCGTTGAAGCGACGGTGCTCGGTACGTACACCGACAGCGGCCTGTTACACGTGACGTATCACGGGGAGTCCGTCGGCAGTATCGACATGGACTTCCTCCACGACGGCTGCCCGACGCTGCACCTCAAGGCGACATGGACGCCCCCGAAGCTCAACGAGCCGGAGATCGAGACGAAGAAGGACCACACGGACACGCTTCTCGCCATGCTCGGCCGGCTCAACGTCTGCAGCAAGGAGCCGGTGATCCGCCAGTACGACCACGAAGTGCAGTCGATGAGCGTGGTCAAACCGCTGTGCGGCGTCGCCAACGACGGCCCCGCCGACGCCGCCGTGTTGCGGCCGCTCTACGGATCCGACGCGGGGATCGCTGTCGCGTGCGGCATCAATCCCAGTTATGGCGACATCGATACGTACCACATGGTCGCGTGCGTCATTGACGAGGCCGTGCGCAACGTCATCGCCGTCGGCGCCAAGCCCGGCACGATCGCCGGCCTGGACAACTTCTGCTGGCCCGACCCGGTGCAGTCGCCAAAAACGCCCGACGGCGAGCACAAGCTCGCCCAGCTCGTGCGCGCATGCCGCGCCCTGTACGACTACACGGTCGCCTACGGCGTGCCGTGCATCTCGGGCAAGGACAGCATGAAGAACGACTACAAGCTCGGCGAGTGGGCGATCTCGATCCCGCCAACAATGCTCTTCACCGCCGTGGGCCGCGTGCCCAACGTCCGCTGTGCGGTCACGAGCGACGCGAAAGCCGACGGCGACGTCGTCTACGTGCTCGGCGTGACGCGCAACGAGCTCGGCGGCTCGCAGTACTATGCGCACTACGGCGCCGTCGGCCGCAGCGTGCCGAAGGTCGAGGCGCTCAAAGCGCTGAAGCTCTACACGGCGCTGGCGCACGCTATCGAACGCGGGCTCGTCCGCTCGTGCCACGACTGCTCCGACGGCGGGCTCGGCGTCGCGCTGGCCGAGACCGCGTTCGCGGGCGGCCTGGGCATGAAGATCGAGCTTCAACGCGTGCCCAACGACAACGTGACGCGCGAGGACTTCCTGCTCTTCAGCGAATCGCAGAGCCGCTTCGTCGTCACCGTCGAGCCGTGCCACATGCACAGCTTCGAGATGACGCTGAGCGGACTGCCGTTCGCGCGCATCGGCACGGTCAACGCCGAGCCGCGACTCGTCATCAAGGGCTTCGGCGTGCGGCCCATCGTGAACGCGGCGATCGGCGATCTCAAGGAAGCCTGGCAGGCGCCACTGCGGGGGGTGGTCTGATGAGCGTGCGCGCGTGCATCCTCACCGGCTTCGGCATCAACTGCGACTACGAGACCGCCTACGCCTTCCGCATGGCGGGCGCCGACGCCGTCCGCGTCCACATCAACGACCTCATCGACGGGCACGACTCGCTCGATGCCTACCAGATCCTCGCGTTCCCCGGCGGGTTCTCGTTCGGCGACGACATCGCCTCGGGCAAGGTGTTCGCCGTCAAGTGCACGCACACGCTGCGCGCCCAGCTCGACGAGTTCATCGCGGCCCAGAAGCTCATCATCGGCATCTGCAACGGCTTCCAGACCTTGGTCAAGATGCGCATCCTGCCAGGGACCACGGATGGCGGCGTGCAAGATGAACCGCATGCCGTTGCGAAGATGCGAGATACCGCCCAGGATGCGAAAGGTCTATCGGATGCTGCACGCAACGTTCAACAGGCCACGTTGACCTTCAACGACTCCGGCCGGTTCGAAGACCGTTGGGTCAATCTGCGCGTCAACATCCAATCGCCGTGCATCTGGACGCGCGGTATCGAGCAGCTCTACGTCCCCGTGCGCCACGGCG from the Verrucomicrobiota bacterium genome contains:
- a CDS encoding class I SAM-dependent methyltransferase; this translates as MAVDWDSKFEYLRASRSLYHNRDYWEFLVRTVWRLDDKPQRVVDFGCGFGWLGLFLMPMLAPGSTYTGFDSSEALLAKGRELLAGLPYRAQLLHGDVHSAPLDDDAFDVAITHTVMMHVADPEKALAEMIRVTRHGGMVIACEGSRNAANALLHIHETDEQEDVPLSMLQAMNASIRRRTGVDHNIGMKMPVLMHKAGLHHVQARTGDAVRLLLPPIDTPDKERLFSAICNDGLGNLPSDDEGIRKWKQLLLDRGASEAEAEAEIRREIERDFGHKGRSYHTAYPGLLTFSFGTVCRGI
- a CDS encoding alpha-galactosidase, producing the protein MRIVLVGAGSRSFGPATLRDIWLSEPLAGHGVDLVLMDVASEALETTLAYASFLNAQLERNIEASATTNLDEALRGADFVVCAIERNRYLYWTQDFHVPRHFGFRQPYGENGGIGGLFHALRNMGPMVEIARAMERVCPKAWLLNYSNPEHKLCEAITRLTSTPVVGLCHGVFDGRAQLARILDVPLDDLETFACGINHFTFFETVRRRSTGEDLYPRLRQIDAAAHELSEWHHLGLGRVLFRRFGLWPSPASNHYAEYIRWADEFVASELQFYYDPANGHPWETGEIPEFVYEPTGKESGPRWREEPTQPARLEDAPLKPSGELGVPIIEAISLDEQREIAAVNVPNRGAIPGLPDDLVVEVPATADASGLHARQMAPLPEAIAALIRTQASIHKLLVEAYADESRDKLLQAILLEPTVDSYRRAVAMMDEMLRLQADILPPLKIG
- a CDS encoding type IV toxin-antitoxin system AbiEi family antitoxin domain-containing protein, translating into MKTQGDKLIRYVRKHRVIRPRDLDAIGVPRTVLQRLTDRGELIRQARGIYTLPEHEPTRHIDLATVSARASKAVVCLISALEFHEITTQVPHAVWIMISKVGHPPKIDQPPIRVVRASGRSLMSGIETRQIEGVTVRITSPAKTVADCFKYRDHVGQDVAIEALRDCLRQHKATPSDLYEMARIDRVARIIRPYIEALT
- a CDS encoding phosphoribosylformylglycinamidine synthase, with the translated sequence MQQQTHRIEVALKAGVRDAPGEGVRHKVAEHLGIELAGVRVVEVYTIVGDLTAYELEQVQAELFTDPVIQVSSLGKPLAKECDYFIEVGFRPGVTDNVGRTSVAGIRDVLPGAAERPIEVYTSKQYLLEGCTSAADAERIASGLLANDLIQRWRVLSAAEYATLDAPPLSVPKVELAHEPQVRTIDLEVSDDELLRISTEGILALTLDEMKAIQAYYRRPDVIAKRKVLGLGAQPTDVELECLAQTWSEHCKHKIFNAVIEYREDGRVETINSLFKTYVRGSTEEIAQKIDWLVSIFHDNAGIIKFADEWNLVVKVETHNSPSALDPYGGALTGIVGVNRDPAGTGLGSKLIFNTDVFCFGPPDYEGEIPPRLLHPKRIFDGVRMGVEHGGNKSGIPTVNGAILFDERFIGKPLVFCGTGGLIPSRVGEADAAVKVATPGDAIVMVGGRIGKDGIHGATFSSVEIDEKSPTSAVQIGDPITQKVMLDFLLEARDLGLYTLITDNGAGGLSSSIGETAQLSGGAEIELAHAPLKYGGLDPWEIFVSEAQERMTVGVPAATRDAFLALAKRRGVEATVLGTYTDSGLLHVTYHGESVGSIDMDFLHDGCPTLHLKATWTPPKLNEPEIETKKDHTDTLLAMLGRLNVCSKEPVIRQYDHEVQSMSVVKPLCGVANDGPADAAVLRPLYGSDAGIAVACGINPSYGDIDTYHMVACVIDEAVRNVIAVGAKPGTIAGLDNFCWPDPVQSPKTPDGEHKLAQLVRACRALYDYTVAYGVPCISGKDSMKNDYKLGEWAISIPPTMLFTAVGRVPNVRCAVTSDAKADGDVVYVLGVTRNELGGSQYYAHYGAVGRSVPKVEALKALKLYTALAHAIERGLVRSCHDCSDGGLGVALAETAFAGGLGMKIELQRVPNDNVTREDFLLFSESQSRFVVTVEPCHMHSFEMTLSGLPFARIGTVNAEPRLVIKGFGVRPIVNAAIGDLKEAWQAPLRGVV
- a CDS encoding ribbon-helix-helix protein, CopG family — translated: MFRTQVYLTKKEREALAALARATGKKQSELIRQAVDRLIEQTGAKQQKAALEQAAGLWKERDDLPDFGTVRAEWGRG
- a CDS encoding phosphoribosylformylglycinamidine synthase subunit PurQ, translated to MSVRACILTGFGINCDYETAYAFRMAGADAVRVHINDLIDGHDSLDAYQILAFPGGFSFGDDIASGKVFAVKCTHTLRAQLDEFIAAQKLIIGICNGFQTLVKMRILPGTTDGGVQDEPHAVAKMRDTAQDAKGLSDAARNVQQATLTFNDSGRFEDRWVNLRVNIQSPCIWTRGIEQLYVPVRHGEGKFVPADEGVRKALAAGNQIVVQYATESGEPTNDYPLNPNGSADAIAGVCDPTGRIFGLMPHPECHIFPTQHPRWTRGLLPAEGPGVQIFRNAVEHAAR
- a CDS encoding four helix bundle protein; this translates as MAFAFEKLLVYQKAVDFADAVAALTEDFRRGYFYLRDQTNRAALSIAANIAEGNGRFTKAERRNFFGIARGSVQECVPVLELAKRGKLLDITVHARLKDSLEETARMLSGLISGLDKQSH
- a CDS encoding class I SAM-dependent methyltransferase codes for the protein MANRDNLNNEWVALTPAWIKEAREGRNPTRTCLLDGPMLEACGQVEGLRVLDCGCGEGRFCRMLVERGAAYALGIDLCKPMIEAALELRSDKDDYRVADAQKLGFLADGSFDLVVSYLNQCDLPDFQANNREVFRVLRSGGRFVVANLHPMRSAVGGWQRAEDGQKQHVILDRYFEEGERRWTMLGVKFTNFHRSLATYMTGFRDAGFSIEQLIEPTVSPEVLKEFPELDDEIRVPNFIIYVLKKPKG
- a CDS encoding nucleotidyl transferase AbiEii/AbiGii toxin family protein encodes the protein MIKRPVSNQAASVRQRLMNLRQARGEDYNAILTQYAVERFLYRLCRSPHVDRFILKGAMLFRVWAGNLHRPTKDLDLLGHGEATPQAVAMTVRQVLATKVDDDGLTFDADGVVATEILEEQEYGGIRVKLVAILGSARIPMQIDVGFGDAVTPTATKAAFPTLLEMSAPILRMYPPHTVVAEKLEAAVVRGLTNSRMRDYYDLLVIFRIHKLDDDELVKAIRATFQRRKTEIPREVPAGLSEEFAIDASAGRLWREFLRRVEIKDAPEGFAEVVQAVRDRVWPIMVQARNLKTA
- a CDS encoding type II toxin-antitoxin system VapC family toxin, with the protein product MRKPILVDTDIMVDYLRGHGPAVSFVQEHADQIVLSSIEVAQLYSGVKGDREQAILDDLISVFRIVPVTAEIAKDAGLLKRDYGRSHGVRLADAVIAATARTEGAELKTLNVKHYPMFKGLLRAYSRK